A part of Sander vitreus isolate 19-12246 chromosome 8, sanVit1, whole genome shotgun sequence genomic DNA contains:
- the LOC144522307 gene encoding solute carrier organic anion transporter family member 1C1-like, producing the protein MKKMEDTATGSWTLANNPTSSTVKNSCHPNLKMFVAALSFAYFAKALSGSYMKSTITQLERRFDIPSYLIGIIDGSFEMGNLLVIAFVSYFGAKLHRPKIIAIGCILMSFGTFLIAMPHFIIGRYTIETSVRWSVNSTNNLSPCPASSESTRAGDRPSILPSRGCEQDSSVSMWIYVFLGNVLRGIGETPVQPLGISYIDDYAQSENAALYIGCVQTISIIGPVFGYLLGSLCAKIYVDIGYVDMETVTFTPGDARWVGAWWLGYLIAGTITLMSAVPFWFLPKSLPMPVDKHDTSCTPEHTRFIKDSPTMEHKFRPEEPANFHQMAKKFVPTLRSLLGNPVYITFLCVTIIQFNSLIGMVTYKPKYIEQHYGQSTSKANFVMGMINIPAVALGIFSGGVVMKKFKLGIMGAAKFAFGTSLLGYFLSLFFFAMGCENTNVAGITVSYTGVEDLSYQDQSLFSDCNLGCLCSRREWDPVCGENGITYVSPCLAGCTASSGSGRNTVFDNCRCVALVDTQPSNLTAALGQCPRRDSCDKIFPYFLALSVLSSFIISLGGTPGFMLLVRCIKPELKSLALGIYILATRTLAGIPAPIYFGAIIDTTCLKWGNKMCGGRGACRIYNTSAYRIVYLGLTLGLRTVSFLLCISGFALLKRHIKREEKNAQTNGSAELERGEQLHTL; encoded by the exons ATGAAAAAAATGGAGGATACAGCCACAGGCAGCTGGACTCTAGCCAACAACCCTACCTCCTCCACAGTGAAGAACTCCTGCCACCCCAAtctaaag ATGTTCGTTGCAGCCCTGTCCTTTGCCTACTTTGCCAAGGCTTTATCTGGCAGCTACATGAAGAGCACAATTACACAACTAGAACGGCGATTTGACATCCCCAGTTATCTGATCGGCATCATAGACGGGAGCTTTGAAATGG GGAATTTGTTGGTCATTGCCTTCGTGAGCTATTTTGGTGCCAAACTCCATCGACCCAAGATCATAGCAATCGGATGCATCCTGATGTCTTTTGGGACCTTCTTGATTGCCATGCCTCATTTTATCATTGGCCG CTATACGATCGAAACATCAGTTAGATGGTCAGTGAATTCAACCAATAACCTCTCTCCATGTCCAGCAAGCTCTGAGTCCACCAGGGCAGGTGACAGACCCTCTATACTGCCCTCTAGAG GCTGTGAGCAGGACTCCAGTGTTTCAATGTGGATCTATGTGTTTCTGGGAAATGTCCTGCGTGGGATTGGAGAGACTCCAGTACAGCCTTTGGGAATCTCCTATATTGATGATTATGCACAGTCAGAGAATGCTGCCCTCTATATTG GATGTGTCCAAACTATATCAATTATTGGTCCTGTCTTTGGGTACCTGCTGGGGTCGCTTTGTGCCAAGATCTACGTTGACATTGGCTATGTGGACATGG AGACGGTGACTTTTACCCCTGGTGATGCCCGCTGGGTGGGGGCATGGTGGCTGGGCTACCTTATCGCTGGTACCatcactctcatgtctgccGTTCCTTTCTGGTTCCTGCCTAAATCCCTGCCCATGCCTGTAGATAAACACGATACCAGTTGCACTCCAGAGCACACCAGGTTTATCAAAGATTCCCCAACCATGGAGCACAAGTTCAGACCTGAGGAGCCGGCTAATTTCCATCAGATGGCCAAAA AATTTGTGCCCACATTAAGGAGTCTCCTTGGAAATCCTGTGTACATCACTTTTTTATGCGTGACCATCATTCAGTTCAACTCCCTCATCGGGATGGTCACCTACAAACCCAAATACATTGAGCAACACTATGGCCAGTCCACATCAAAAGCCAATTTTGTCATGG GCATGATCAACATCCCGGCTGTTGCCCTTGGGATATTCTCTGGAGGGGTTGTCATGAAGAAGTTCAAGTTGGGTATCATGGGAGCAGCTAAATTTGCCTTTGGGACCTCACTGCTGGGCTACttcctgtcactttttttcttcgCCATGGGCTGTGAGAACACCAATGTGGCAGGCATCACAGTCTCATATACCGG AGTGGAAGACTTGTCTTATCAGGACCAGTCTCTCTTCTCTGACTGTAATTTGGGTTGCTTGTGCTCAAGACGGGAGTGGGATCCAGTGTGTGGCGAGAACGGGATCACctacgtgtccccctgcttggCTGGATGCACCGCCTCCTCTGGCTCCGGCAGAAATACG GTGTTTGACAATTGCAGGTGTGTAGCACTGGTTGACACCCAACCCAGCAACCTGACAGCCGCTCTAGGCCAGTGTCCACGCAGAGACAGCTGTGACAAAATCTTTCCTTACTTCCTGGCTCTGTCTGTCCTTAGCTCCTTTATCATTTCTCTTGGGGGAACACCTGGCTTCATGCTGCTTGTCAG GTGCATTAAGCCTGAGCTGAAATCCCTTGCTCTTGGAATCTACATATTGGCCACTCGCACCCTCG CTGGAATACCAGCCCCTATATACTTTGGAGCCATTATCGACACAACATGCCTCAAATGGGGAAACAAGAtgtgtggaggaagaggagcatgCAGAATATATAATACCTCAGCTTACAG